The following proteins come from a genomic window of Dreissena polymorpha isolate Duluth1 chromosome 1, UMN_Dpol_1.0, whole genome shotgun sequence:
- the LOC127875953 gene encoding histone H2B-like — MPTKGVASKGSKKAATKAKTARSTDKKKRRRRRESYAIYIYKVLKQVHPDTGVSSKAMSIMNSFVNDIFERIAAEASRLAHYNKRSTITSREIQTAVRLLLPGELAKHAVSEGTKAVTKYTSSK; from the coding sequence ATGCCGACCAAGGGTGTTGCAAGCAAGGGCTCTAAGAAGGCCGCCACTAAGGCTAAGACCGCGCGCTCCACTGACAAGAAGAAGCGCAGGAGGAGGAGGGAATCCTACGCCATCTACATCTACAAAGTCTTGAAGCAGGTGCACCCCGACACCGGAGTGTCCAGCAAGGCCATGTCGATCATGAACAGTTTTGTCAACGACATCTTCGAGCGCATTGCTGCCGAGGCTTCCCGCCTTGCCCACTACAACAAGCGATCCACCATCACAAGCAGAGAGATCCAGACCGCTGTGCGTCTCCTGCTGCCTGGTGAGCTCGCCAAGCACGCCGTGTCCGAGGGCACAAAGGCTGTCACCAAGTACACCAGCAGCAAGTAA
- the LOC127875864 gene encoding histone H1-delta-like encodes MADTAVAAPVAAPTPAKVKKAAKPKKPASHPKYSEMIAAALGALKERSGSSRQAILKYIQANYKVGDNVSAVNAHLKLALKAGVKSGAVKQSKGTGASGSFKLGEVKKAAKKAAKPKAAKPKKAKAPKKAKTPKKAGAKKPAAKKTAAKKAPAKPKKAKTPKKAAAAKPKKAAAKPKKAASKSPKKPKAPKKAKTPKKA; translated from the coding sequence ATGGCTGATACCGCTGTCGCTGCTCCCGTCGCTGCCCCAACACCCGCCAAGGTGAAGAAGGCTGCCAAGCCCAAGAAGCCCGCAAGTCATCCCAAGTACAGCGAGATGATTGCCGCCGCACTTGGTGCCCTGAAAGAGAGGTCTGGCTCCTCAAGACAGGCTATCCTGAAGTACATCCAGGCCAACTACAAGGTCGGGGATAACGTCAGTGCCGTCAACGCCCACCTGAAACTGGCCCTCAAGGCTGGCGTCAAGAGTGGAGCCGTTAAGCAGTCCAAGGGCACCGGTGCCTCTGGATCCTTCAAGCTTGGAGAGGTGAAGAAGGCCGCAAAGAAGGCTGCCAAGCCTAAGGCTGCCAAGCCCAAGAAGGCAAAGGCCCCTAAGAAGGCCAAGACACCCAAGAAGGCGGGCGCCAAGAAGCCTGCAGCCAAGAAAACCGCTGCCAAGAAGGCCCCAGCCAAGCCAAAGAAGGCCAAGACACCAAAGAAGGCTGCCGCTGCTAAGCCAAAGAAGGCTGCTGCCAAGCCTAAGAAGGCTGCTTCTAAGTCACCAAAGAAGCCCAAGGCACCCAAAAAGGCAAAGACACCAAAGAAGGCGTAA
- the LOC127875930 gene encoding histone H2A — MSGRGKGGKTKGKAKSRSSRAGLQFPVGRIHRLLRKGNYAERVGAGAPVYLAAVLEYLAAEVLELAGNAARDNKKSRIIPRHLQLAIRNDEELNKLLSGVTIAQGGVLPNIQAVLLPKKTKQAGGK, encoded by the coding sequence ATGTCTGGACGCGGAAAGGGAGGAAAGACAAAGGGGAAGGCAAAGAGCCGCTCATCCAGGGCTGGACTTCAGTTCCCAGTGGGCAGAATCCACCGTCTCCTGCGCAAGGGCAACTACGCCGAGCGTGTTGGAGCTGGTGCACCCGTGTACTTGGCTGCCGTTCTCGAGTACTTGGCCGCTGAAGTTCTCGAGCTGGCTGGCAACGCTGCCCGAGACAACAAGAAGTCAAGAATCATCCCTCGTCACCTGCAGCTCGCCATCCGCAACGACGAGGAGTTGAACAAACTTCTGTCTGGAGTCACCATCGCTCAGGGTGGTGTGCTGCCAAACATCCAGGCCGTTCTTCTGCCCAAGAAGACCAAGCAGGCTGGTGGCAAATAA
- the LOC127875900 gene encoding histone H3 yields MARTKQTARKSTGGKAPRKQLATKAARKSAPATGGVKKPHRYRPGTVALREIRRYQKSTELLIRKLPFQRLVREIAQDFKTDLRFQSSAVMALQEASEAYLVGLFEDTNLCAIHAKRVTIMPKDIQLARRIRGERA; encoded by the coding sequence ATGGCAAGAACAAAGCAGACCGCTCGTAAATCTACCGGTGGAAAGGCTCCACGCAAACAGCTGGCTACCAAGGCCGCTCGCAAGAGCGCACCAGCAACCGGCGGTGTCAAGAAGCCTCACAGATACAGGCCAGGAACCGTCGCCCTTCGTGAAATCAGAAGGTACCAGAAGAGCACCGAGCTCCTCATCAGGAAACTGCCATTCCAGCGCCTGGTTCGTGAAATCGCTCAGGACTTCAAGACTGACCTCCGATTCCAGAGCTCCGCTGTCATGGCTCTCCAAGAGGCCAGCGAGGCTTACCTGGTCGGCCTTTTCGAGGACACCAACTTGTGCGCCATCCACGCCAAGCGTGTTACCATCATGCCAAAGGACATCCAGCTCGCACGCCGTATTCGCGGCGAACGTGCGTAA